A window of Lates calcarifer isolate ASB-BC8 unplaced genomic scaffold, TLL_Latcal_v3 _unitig_4056_quiver_2010, whole genome shotgun sequence genomic DNA:
ATATATCTAGAATACAGGAAGAAGTAAGGAAATCTGTGTCGTAGTAACATTCCAAACAGGATAGAGACATTCCTTTGTTCCTGATTTCCTATATTCTCcctttttaaatttgatgtgttgatgctgtttgttgtaTTGCCTACTGAAATCAGTCCATGTTGATAAATTCAGGAGAGTATAtatttccacagcactaattcTGTCAGTGCAACAGTCATGTCATACTCTTCAATGGCAGCACTGTGTTGTCACTGATACAGTAAAATTGGCTCTGCTTTCCTACCACAAAATGGCCCCCAGTAGCTGTATGTGTTAAGCTGTGCTATATGTTTGTGCTGTCGGTGTCTCAGTGAAATGAGGAAGACGCTGTCATCCGGCTGTGTGAATATGAGGCTGCACAAGACTTTCTGATGTAGCGTATGAAGataaaagagggaaatgaaTTAGAGAAAATTGCTTAGTGTTGTCTGTAAAGAAGGGGACCATGAAGAGATGGATTTAGTGCTGATGAGATTCTTTcaacatatacatttattttaaagagacGTAGTACAGCTTTTGTTGCATGTGGTTTTATCGCAGAGAGCTAAGGGCCAGTCTTCTTGTGGCTTTCGTTTTGGCTGATACACACAGGGTTCTCACCACAGTGGAAAATAACAGGGGGAGGGGGCACAAGACTTGTTGCTTGGCCACATATGCAGACTCAGCCAGGGCAGAGAGCTATACCTTTATCTATTTCATACGCACATTCACCATGTCAGCATACAAGACAGACAACTCTTACATTTCAAAAAGTCATTCAGTCAAACCAGAGAGAAGTACAGTCTCATGGAAACAGGCTTCAGGATTTTCACCTCTGTCGTCCTcagaccaaacagcaaacaaacagcatatgaacagacactgagagcaagagaaagatgTGTGAGAATCAAAAGTAAACACtatcaagaaaataatagatttaccttaatactgatgtttagacAAAGTGATCTTAATTCCTCCTGTATGATGTTCTGTTTATTAACCTGGATATTAGCTGTAgctttaacaggaagaaaacataaTAAGGTAAACGGCCATAATTTGCCTTTCCCAAACACATTGTTGAGATCTGGGACAAAACTCCTCATGTTAATATGGAATCTGGCTCTTACAAATGGCAACGACTATGAAGTTAGTCACTGAGTCAACACTGGTCTTTACCTTGTGGCTCTCCCTGGACTGTTATCTTTTGCCGTGTGACTCTACAAAGGTCAAACACAGAGGGATGTTTTAGTCTTGGTCTTAACCATCACCTTTTACCTGCTGGTTGATTGATCATATTGTTGATAGATACCAGGACTCAGAAACTGTTGTGCTGATATATTAGGGCATAACAGTTGTTAGTCATGACTGTACTATATATTAATTCAGTGATCAGCATTAGAAACCTGACACATGAGAGTGTGGCCTGAAACTGTGGCCTTGCATgtaaatgttgctgtgtacTCTGAAATGTTGAATGCAGATGTTAATGTAGGTTCTGTAAAGTAGTTTGGTAAGTTTGTTCAAAGCAGATGCACTGTATTTGCAATTTGTAAAAGTAGTTTTAGTCTTAGTCTTTGAAAACAGCGAatcatgtgatgtttgtgatcATGGCTGAAGTCTTCCTGTGGTGAACTTTATTTTTAGActcattcagtgtttgtcaCCAAcaatgttagtttttttttcttcactgtctttttttaatctatacAAGTACAGAGGCTGATCCAAGAACAAGAGCTCAGACcacactgagctgctcagaTGAAGAGATGTGTAtctctctcacccctccctcccccacagACCATTGACTCTGCCTATGAGTCAGTTTGACAGTTATCAGTGTCTCTTGTGGCTCCTCCTCATCAAACATAAAATACGTCCTTGTCCCTCTCAGATGAAGATGTGATGTAGACAAactaagaaagacagagactttGACCAGGAAATGTTGACTCTCCATTTATACAGGAACTTGATTACAAAAACTATTtctgccaccacacacacagaaaagcaaaatagCAGATTAATATGATGAAACTCCTGGTTGCAGTTCCACTTGTGTCCTGAGTCTATCTGCTGGCAGTATAAATAACATGAGTTTCCACCTGTGTCTCTGCAGGCCTCCTGTTTCTGAGTGTTTTTGGAAGGAGCCTCAGTGCTGCAGAGTTCAGGTCATCAGAGCCCAGATTCTGTAAATCAGAGCATTTagagtcacacactgtttttcaCAATCCAGCTCAGAATCTGAAAGGCCCATGATTCCTAGAGGGAAAATAGTTTTTTCAGGACATTAAAACAGTGAGTATTTCAGTCTTTAAGTTGTATCGCAGCAGTTAAACACATGCTGAAACACAGCACATCCATTGCTACGGTTATTTATAAAAAGATGCTTCACCTTGTTTCTTTCAGGTTGCAGTAATTCATCCACAACTAaatgacaaaaagcaaaaatctgATTAGTCACTGACCAGATACACTGCTGTGGACGTTTGTTCTAACTTCATACAACATGTAACAAGATGTGTAACAAATAACACGTCAGCTGTACCTTTCAGAAGTCTGCTGATTTTAACAGCCAAACCAGTGGTCACCATCATGAAGACAAGAGTCAGACCGCCCAGGATCACAGTCGCCAGCGTTAGTTTGACATCAGGCTtttctaaaacaaaaatcattacGTTAAACTAAATTTTCCATTTGCTGGCTTGAGATGAGGCTAACAATCTGCACAATGAGAGCAGTCTTACTTTGAGACTCGCTGtccacatcatcatcaaattcACCGTCACCTtttaatgaaatgaagaaaaatgtagttGTTTTGGCAGATTTTCATCATAATcatattttgatgtttaaatAGTCACATTTTGCACAGGTATcaataaaactgtgaaaatatatttgcattGTGTGAGGAATTAACCAAATAATTTACAGTGATCTTACCgtcaacatttaaataaatcactCTGAAAATTAGACGCCCCCTTGTgtaaaatgcacagaaatacTGTCCAGAGTCAGATACATTCACTTGATTGATGTTGAGAAAGAGGGTAGAGATGTTGGAGCTCATTTCAAAATTTCCAGTTTGATATCCATCGCAGAAGTGAACTGGGCTGTTAGAGGTCAACATAACAGAGATACAGCTGACCTCGGTCCTGTTGACCAGTCTGAACCAGAAAGTCACAGTTTCATCTTTGAAAATCTTTGggcacagcagtgtgacttcTTGACCAGACTGGACCTTCACAGTCTGagactcagacactgagacagagatccagcctgaaacaaacaacagacacagcaagAGATTGAGTTGTTTTAAAGTAACATGAGGGTAAACAATAACTGTTGATAAAAGTCAGCAAGAACGTAACAAAGAAATAAGTTTCATTTCCGACTGGTTaaacatacaataataaaatgaagaatgaagttGAGAGTAATTCAGTTCCAGTACTTACTGAGGCTGCCGAGCAGTAAAGCTGTTCTCATAGTGAAGTTCATCATTGTGTTGATGACTGCAGCTCTTCAGTGTCCGTAACTGAAGTGTGACCAGGAAGGGAGCGCTTTCAATATAAAGAGGAGGggtgttgttctttttgttccttAAATTAACCACATAAATGCTTCCAGGAAAATAAGTGTTGATGCAAACGTATAAGAATACCAGTTAACAAATAGTCTTCAAACCAAATTATATACAGTACGACGAACAAAGATACACAAGTAGAGATAAAAGTGGACATCACAGTGAtaacacaggacacaggacaATGTTGTTATTTGTAGCTGCTCATCAGAGTGGGACACATTGTGACACATTGTGTTTGAGGCTTATAGAAACGGGGTTATAGAAACTGTAGTTGTGAATGTAGTTAATTAATTCAATGCTAGTACTTAATAAAGCTAcagaggagtaggaggaggctCAAACCGACAACAGAAATACTTTCAGAGAAAAACCAGTTGGGCAAAATGTTAGCCTTAAGTAATTattcaacaaaaatgtaatagtgtATGTTTAGATTTGAAGTGGCTGTTATGTAGAAATGGAAAACTTTATGTGAGATTGTCAGATCTAACCTCTTcatccaaaataaataatacacacaACTTTTATTAGTGTGTATTGACCATAAAAACgacctcagtcagtcagctctCAGGTTGTCTGTAGGTGTAATGCTTGATAATATTTTCTTGACCTGCCACTGATACAGCACACAAGCTACCGATGTTGAGATAATAGTCGATGTGCTGAGGTGAGTCTGAATAAAATTTCTTACAAGAAAGACATATTTCACTCTTAGTTAATTTAAAGCAtagaacaaataaagaaaagaaacaataaaaaacaaggaATCATGGGATCTTTTTGTTGAACTAAATTTAATCCAAAGTTTTTgactcattcagcagctgaacacactTGTGACATTCTGTCTATTGTACAATGGAAATGACACATTGTTTGGACAGTTGTCCCAACACCGTTACAAATGTGTTGCATTGTAGGCTGCTTTGCTTTCAGCTTCTGTCCAGTTCTGTCCAGCTCCACAGGGTCCACAGAGTCTTGAGACTATGGTCTTCCATCATGTGAGGCCTCAGTCTCAGTCTTTTCCTTTACTAGGTTTTGGACAGACCAGTCTGTCCTCCATTGTTACTTGactttttctgatgattttgaAGGCAATGTACAGCAGGTAGTTTACCACTGACCTTTGTACTGTTTAAGGTTTCTCTAGAAAGCCAGCCAGCATTTGCTGCTTcctttcagattttatttttagatgtaATAGGCCTCCAGCTTAGTACGCAaaccacactgtgctgtctcttcctgtcaaaCAAGTGATGTTTACCAaactgtcctctgctgctgcagacttACATCTCCAGTGTCTCTCAGTATGAGAGACTGGGAACAGTTTCTGGTGTCCTCATGCTTTCTCGTCCAAACACCTGTCATATTCTTTAGACAGACAATGAATTCTTTTTGTCTAGAATAGTGGTaaccctcctccaccctcttgTCTCATACAAACAGGATCTTAATGAGGCATCAGTTCCACTCTGAGCTGCTACTTGCTTAATACTGTGTAGGCTTGTGCCGCCAACAGCCCTGACTCAGTGGACcatggacatgggatctctggTGGTGTTCTGTGGCACCtggacattggcagtggatcttttgggtcctgtgggttgtgggatgGGGCCTCTATGGATCTGGTTTGTTTGAGTACATCCAACAAGCTGGATCAGGTTGGGATCTGGGGAATTTTGAgcagttttatgtgtgtgtgtgtgtgtgtgtgtgtgtgtgtgtgtgtgtgtgtgtgtgtgtggtgggtacACTGgcctgctgggggaggcctcTGCCATTGcagagtgctgttgccatgaggaggtgtgcttggtctacaacagtgTTTcggtgggtggtacatgtcaaagtaagaTCCTggtgaatgtcaggacccaaagtttcccagcagaacattgtaatGAGATAACCAATGCTATTCAATTCACCTGttggtggttttaatgttgaggcTCAGTCATTTTACAGGTGTTCTTACTGACTCATCCATCAAACACCAGTCAAAGAGAAACTATGATAATAAGATAAAGCATCAGTTCCACTCTGAGTCTCTCTGCTGGCAGTGTAAATAACATGAgtctccacttctctctctgatgcagGCCTCCTGTTTCTTATTGTTGGTGAATACAGTCTCATCAGGTACTCAGAGTCCACATTCTGTAAATGACAGTATTTCCAGTCACACATCTTACACAGCTGAGctggtgagaaaaacaaaatcatgacTTGTCtcttaaataattaaatcagaTGATAGTattaataaaatgaattcaCCTCACGCTGTCGCAAATTCTGATGttcctctttagctgctaattAACAGAGACAGTAAATCTGATCAGTTAATTCactctcatttaaaatgaactcaCAGAACTAAAACTATGCCAGTACTTAATGACCAAATATAAGACAGATAAGGTG
This region includes:
- the LOC108896027 gene encoding uncharacterized protein LOC108896027 isoform X1, yielding MMNFTMRTALLLGSLSWISVSVSESQTVKVQSGQEVTLLCPKIFKDETVTFWFRLVNRTEVSCISVMLTSNSPVHFCDGYQTGNFEMSSNISTLFLNINQVNVSDSGQYFCAFYTRGRLIFRVIYLNVDGDGEFDDDVDSESQKKPDVKLTLATVILGGLTLVFMMVTTGLAVKISRLLKVVDELLQPERNKNLGSDDLNSAALRLLPKTLRNRRPAETQVETHVIYTASR
- the LOC108896027 gene encoding uncharacterized protein LOC108896027 isoform X2, with translation MMNFTMRTALLLGSLSWISVSVSESQTVKVQSGQEVTLLCPKIFKDETVTFWFRLVNRTEVSCISVMLTSNSPVHFCDGYQTGNFEMSSNISTLFLNINQVNVSDSGQYFCAFYTRGRLIFRVIYLNVDGDGEFDDDVDSESQKKPDVKLTLATVILGGLTLVFMMVTTGLAVKISRLLKESGL